A single window of Dendropsophus ebraccatus isolate aDenEbr1 chromosome 5, aDenEbr1.pat, whole genome shotgun sequence DNA harbors:
- the LIG4 gene encoding DNA ligase 4, producing MSLNHLTLKTVASQVPFADLCNTLERIQKCKNRTEKSNILKQFIDSWRKFHDALHKNEPTTTDSFYPAMRLILPQLERERMAYGIKETLLAKLYIKVLGLPKEGKDALKLLNYRTPTGSNSDAGDFAAIAYFVLKSRCRKEGTLVIKDVNDQLDSIASNNAGRKKELIEKSLLHLIAYTTALEQKWLIRMIIKDMKLGFSQQTVFSIFHPDAAELHNVTTDLEKVCLQLHDPNVCLSDVSISLFSAFKPMLAAIANLQHIEKQMNHQSFYIETKLDGERMQMHKDGDVYKYFSRNGYDYTQQFGGSPLEGSLTPFIHNVFRMDVQNCILDGEMMAYNPNTQTFMQKGNKFDIKRMVDDSDLQTCFCVFDILMFNDEKLAHETLRKRYDILCEIFTPIPGRIHIVHKAEASTKKNVVDALNEAIDNREEGIMVKDPMSIYKPDKRGEGWLKIKPEYVNGLMDELDLLIVGGYWGKGQRGGMMSHFLCAVAEKPLPGEKPSVFHSLCRIGSGYTMKELYDLGLKLAPHWKRYKKKDPPANLLCGTEKPEVFIEPCNSVIIQVKAAEIVHSDMYKTNCTLRFPRIEKIREDKEWYDCMTLDHLEEFREKASGKLASKHLDASEEPSEKKRKAVPKIRKVIGVVSHLKAPDLSSISKQSNMFEEVEFCVMSGTDEHSKADLEGMIATCGGIIVQNPGEDTYCVIVGNTNVRVKNIISSNKHDVVRAAWLLECFENKTFVPWQPMHMIHMCPSTKEHFASEYDCYGDSYVTDTNESELKDLFTRMPDTKDKIPLDMIADLEQRYSWENSSNSLFRQCVVYLDIYSILNDPLTKIENSPLSIRALELRFYGAKVVSRLEEGVSHVLIGDDLSRLAELKTLRRTFSKKCKIIPVSWVVDSLRMGTLQMEQDYLL from the coding sequence ATGTCTTTAAATCATCTGACCTTAAAAACAGTGGCTTCTCAAGTACCTTTTGCAGATCTCTGTAATACTTTAGAAAGAATTCAGAAATGCAAGAACAGAACGGAGAAATCAAATATTTTAAAACAGTTTATTGACTCTTGGAGAAAATTCCATGATGCCCTTCACAAGAACGAGCCTACCACCACAGACTCTTTTTATCCAGCTATGCGACTTATTTTACCACAGTTAGAAAGAGAGAGGATGGCTTATGGTATAAAAGAAACGTTGCTTGCCAAACTGTATATAAAAGTTCTTGGCTTGCCTAAAGAGGGCAAAGATGCTCTTAAGCTTTTAAATTATAGGACTCCTACGGGATCCAATTCAGATGCAGGAGACTTTGCTGCAATTGCATACTTTGTACTTAAATCACGTTGCCGAAAAGAAGGAACCTTGGTCATAAAAGATGTGAACGACCAATTAGATTCTATAGCAAGCAACAATGCAGGCAGAAAGAAGGAACTTATAGAAAAAAGTCTTCTGCACTTGATCGCATACACCACCGCTCTGGAGCAGAAGTGGCTTATAAGGATGATTATAAAGGACATGAAACTTGGATTCAGCCAGCAAACGGTCTTTTCCATCTTTCACCCAGATGCTGCAGAATTACATAATGTCACCACAGATTTAGAAAAAGTGTGTCTACAGCTACATGACCCCAACGTATGCCTTAGCGATGTCTCTATCTCACTATTTTCTGCTTTCAAACCAATGCTTGCTGCAATTGCCAACCTTCAGCACATAGAAAAGCAAATGAACCACCAGAGTTTTTATATTGAGACGAAGCTTGATGGTGAGAGGATGCAGATGCACAAGGATGGTGATGTGTATAAATACTTTTCTCGGAATGGGTATGATTACACCCAGCAGTTTGGTGGCTCTCCTCTTGAAGGCTCCTTAACTCCATTCATTCATAATGTTTTTCGTATGGATGTGCAGAACTGCATACTTGATGGTGAGATGATGGCCTACAATCCCAATACTCAGACATTCATGCAGAAAGGTAACAAGTTTGACATTAAAAGGATGGTTGATGATTCAGATCTTCAGACTTGTTTCTGCGTGTTTGACATTTTGATGTTTAATGATGAGAAGTTAGCCCATGAAACACTTAGAAAAAGATATGATATCCTTTGTGAAATATTTACACCAATTCCCGGAAGAATTCACATAGTTCACAAAGCTGAAGCCAGTACCAAAAAGAATGTTGTTGATGCATTAAATGAAGCAATTGACAATCGCGAGGAAGGAATTATGGTTAAAGACCCCATGTCCATTTATAAGCCAGATAAACGTGGAGAAGGCTGGTTAAAGATTAAACCTGAATATGTTAATGGTCTCATGGACGAATTAGATCTTTTAATTGTTGGGGGATATTGGGGCAAGGGTCAGCGTGGTGGTATGATGTCCCATTTTTTGTGTGCAGTAGCGGAAAAACCACTTCCAGGGGAGAAGCCATCTGTGTTTCATTCACTTTGTCGTATTGGCTCTGGCTACACCATGAAAGAGTTATATGACCTAGGTTTAAAGTTGGCTCCCCACTGGAAGCGATATAAAAAGAAGGATCCACCTGCAAATCTCTTATGTGGGACTGAAAAACCAGAAGTGTTTATTGAGCCTTGTAATTCTGTTATCATTCAGGTGAAGGCAGCAGAGATTGTTCACAGCGATATGTACAAAACCAATTGTACTCTGCGATTTCCTCGAATTGAAAAGATAAGAGAAGACAAGGAATGGTATGATTGCATGACACTTGATCACTTGGAAGAGTTTAGAGAAAAAGCTTCTGGCAAATTAGCTTCAAAACACTTGGATGCCAGTGAAGAACCATCAGAAAAGAAACGAAAAGCTGTCCCGAAGATTCGGAAGGTAATCGGTGTGGTTTCTCATTTGAAAGCACCCGATCTTTCCAGTATCTCAAAGCAGTCTAATATGTTTGAAGAGGTTGAATTCTGTGTGATGAGTGGAACAGATGAGCATTCAAAAGCAGATCTAGAGGGCATGATAGCTACTTGTGGCGGCATAATAGTGCAAAATCCTGGAGAAGATACCTATTGTGTTATTGTAGGAAATACAAATGTCAGAGTGAAAAATATTATCTCATCAAATAAGCATGATGTTGTTAGAGCAGCTTGGCTTCTCGAGTGCTTTGAAAATAAAACCTTTGTCCCTTGGCAACCTATGCATATGATTCATATGTGTCCATCCACCAAGGAACATTTTGCTAGTGAATATGACTGCTATGGTGACAGTTATGTCACAGATACTAATGAGTCTGAGCTGAAGGACCTGTTTACCAGAATGCCTGACACCAAGGATAAAATCCCCCTGGACATGATTGCTGACCTTGAGCAACGCTATTCATGGGAAAATTCTTCCAACAGTCTGTTCCGTCAGTGTGTTGTATATCTAGATATTTATTCAATCCTTAATGACCCACTCACTAAAATAGAAAATTCTCCCTTGAGTATAAGAGCTCTGGAGTTACGTTTTTATGGAGCAAAAGTAGTAAGCCGCCTTGAAGAAGGAGTTTCGCATGTTCTTATAGGCGATGACTTGTCTCGTTTAGCAGAACTTAAGACTCTGAGAAGGACATTTAGCAAAAAATGTAAGATTATTCCAGTTTCTTGGGTAGTTGATTCGCTGAGGATGGGAACACTCCAA
- the ABHD13 gene encoding protein ABHD13 produces the protein MEKHLKFWACAERWLLTLASWSWGLCRICLLPLILTFNMYGGIILLLLIFVSIAGILFKFQDVLLYFPDQPSSSRLYVPMPTGIPHENIFIKTKDGIHLNLILLRYTGDNSNFSPTIIYFHGNAGNIGHRLPNALLMLVNLKVNLLLVDYRGYGKSEGEPSEEGLYLDSEAVLDYIMTRPDIDKTKIILFGRSLGGGVAIHLASENAHRISAIVLENTFLSIPHMASTLFSFLPMRYLPLWCYKNKFLSYRKISQCRMPSLFISGLSDQLIPPFMMKQLYELSPSRTKRLAIFPDGTHNDTWQCQGYFAALEQFIKELTSNHCPEENTKTSNVTII, from the coding sequence ATGGAAAAACATTTGAAGTTTTGGGCTTGTGCGGAACGCTGGTTACTGACCTTAGCGTCGTGGTCGTGGGGACTATGTCGGATATGTCTTCTCCCTTTAATATTAACGTTtaatatgtatggtggtattattctgcTGCTTCTAATATTTGTCTCCATAGCTGGAATACTATTTAAGTTCCAGGATGTACTACTTTATTTTCCTGACCAGCCTTCCTCATCACGACTTTATGTACCAATGCCCACTGGAATACCGCATGAAAATATATTCATAAAAACCAAGGATGGCATACATCTCAACCTCATCCTCTTAAGATACACAGGTGATAACTCAAACTTTTCCCCAACCATTATTTATTTTCACGGTAATGCAGGAAATATTGGCCATAGGTTACCCAATGCACTGTTGATGCTGGTCAACCTAAAAGTGAATTTACTCTTGGTTGACTACAGAGGGTATGGAAAAAGTGAAGGAGAGCCAAGTGAAGAAGGCCTTTACCTAGACTCTGAAGCCGTGCTTGACTATATCATGACTAGACCTGACATTGATAAAACAAAGATAATACTGTTTGGTCGCTCACTAGGGGGCGGAGTGGCCATTCATTTAGCCTCTGAAAATGCACACAGAATATCAGCGATAGTATTAGAAAATACTTTTCTTAGCATTCCTCACATGGCAAGTACCCTGTTTTCTTTTCTTCCTATGAGGTACCTTCCTTTATGGTGCTACAAAAATAAGTTTTTGTCATACAGGAAAATCTCTCAGTGCCGAATGCCTTCCTTGTTTATCTCTGGGTTATCCGACCAGTTAATTCCTCCATTCATGATGAAACAGCTCTATGAACTGTCCCCGTCCCGGACTAAAAGGCTAGCCATCTTCCCAGATGGGACACACAATGATACCTGGCAGTGCCAAGGCTACTTTGCTGCACTTGAACAATTCATAAAAGAACTGACCAGTAACCACTGTCCAGaagaaaatacaaaaacatcCAATGTGACAATAATATGA